The DNA sequence GGGCGCATTACAAGGGTTGCAGGTAATTCTTTCATTACATCCACAAACACTAACATTAATGCGGTTAACATTCCCCCTTTTATTAATGGTAGATGAACTTTAACTAAAGTTGCGATCGCACCATAACCTAAACTACGGGAGGCATCATCTAAATTAGGTTTTATTTTGGTTAAACTAGATTCAATAGTATTAAAAGAAACTGCTAAAAAACGAACTAAATAAGCATAAATTAAGCCTGTAATTGTACCGCTTAATAATAAACCAGTAGAAATATTAAAATTACTATTCATCCAACTATCGACTGCATTATCAAATCTCCCTAAAGGGATTAAAATACCTACAGCAATTACAGAACCCGGAATCGCATATCCTAAAGAGGCAATACCCACAGAAGTTTTAATGATTTTATGGGGAATAATTCTTTTTCCATAAGCCATAAATAAGCCAATAATAATGGCAATAATTGCACTGATAACCGCCAAGATTAAACTATTTTTTGCCAATGCCCAAAAACTCTCATTTAAGGTTTCTTCACGATTACGAATAGTTAAATTAAGTAGATAGATTAAAGGAATAAAAAACCCTAAAGTAACGGGAATTAAACAAGCAAAAAAAGCTAAAATACTACGCCACCAACTAAGATGAAAACGAGGTAATTTTTGTTGATTACTGCTGGTTTGATAGTAACGAGCATGGGAGCGAGAAAGTTTTTCTATGGCTAATAAAATAACAATAAAACCCATTAAAAAAGAAGCTAATTGGGCGGCGGCAACTCTTTCACCCATTCCCAACCATGTGCGATAAATACCTGTGGTAAAAGTGCTAACACCAAAATATTGTACTGTGCCAAAATCATTTAAAGTTTCCATCAAAGCAAGAGCTAAACCTGCAATAATAGAGGGACGAGCTAAGGGTAAAGCTACTTTTAAAAAACTTTTCCAAGGGTTGTATCCTAGAGAGCGACTGGCTTCCAATGTACATACTGATTGCTCTAAAAATGCTACTCTAGCTAATAAATAAACATAGGGGTACAGAACTAATACTAGCATTGCGATCGCACCCCAAATATTACGGATAGAAGGAAACCAATAGTCATCAATACTTTCCCAACCAAAAATAGTCCGTAGCCAAATTTGTACTGGACCGAAATACTCTAACATATTGGTATAACTATAAGCGAGAATATAGGCAGGAGCGGCGAGGGGCATTAACAATAACCATTCCCATAAACTCGCCCCCCAAAATTCGCACATAGTGACTAACCATGCACATCCCACACCAATAATCAAAACTCCTATTGTTACCCCTAGCATTAACACCAGAGAATTAACAATATAGTCTTTTAAGACAGTTTCTTGAAGAT is a window from the Cyanobacterium sp. Dongsha4 genome containing:
- a CDS encoding iron ABC transporter permease; this translates as MQKSSENYISLWLTQLPNYFWYISVGAIALLISVPILTVVTSIFADHQEIWQHLQETVLKDYIVNSLVLMLGVTIGVLIIGVGCAWLVTMCEFWGASLWEWLLLMPLAAPAYILAYSYTNMLEYFGPVQIWLRTIFGWESIDDYWFPSIRNIWGAIAMLVLVLYPYVYLLARVAFLEQSVCTLEASRSLGYNPWKSFLKVALPLARPSIIAGLALALMETLNDFGTVQYFGVSTFTTGIYRTWLGMGERVAAAQLASFLMGFIVILLAIEKLSRSHARYYQTSSNQQKLPRFHLSWWRSILAFFACLIPVTLGFFIPLIYLLNLTIRNREETLNESFWALAKNSLILAVISAIIAIIIGLFMAYGKRIIPHKIIKTSVGIASLGYAIPGSVIAVGILIPLGRFDNAVDSWMNSNFNISTGLLLSGTITGLIYAYLVRFLAVSFNTIESSLTKIKPNLDDASRSLGYGAIATLVKVHLPLIKGGMLTALMLVFVDVMKELPATLVMRPFNFDTLAIRVYQYASDERLIEASAPALAIILVGILPVIALSYRIAQSRHKN